Within Plasmodium vinckei vinckei genome assembly, chromosome: PVVCY_12, the genomic segment aaaggtTATTGAAGAAATAAGCTATTATAAAgaagataaagaaaatcatgaaaatactaataaaaacaataaagataaatatttagaTATATTTGGTGCTTTTATCCCAAGGTACTCAAATATTTaccatacatatataagcataacattatttattcgCGTTTATAAtcttttctatatatatttagctCAATAAAAGTATGCATACAAAAATGTTGTCTTTCTAGTAGGGCACCCaataatgaatttaaaatagACAATGAAGGGTTTTTTAAAATCGAAAATATTTccctttttaaaaacaaaataaatataatgtggaaagttttaaataagtatgttaaaataatttaaaatacacattttatttatattaaacaataaaatatataataatttactttatcttttaactttccctatttttattaggGTTTGCTATACCCTGATGTTTTTCCCACATGAAAACATTCACATGGTTAATAAcaacaataaatatatttacctacataataatatgaacaaatCAACATATATGctataaataaatcatatttataagaataatgagatttttttactttcgAAAATATCAATAGGCTGACAATTTCTTGAAtacattaatatatgttttaatgGAGAATTACGAAAAATTGGGAAAAtctaacaaaaataatatggttatttaatttattgcTGTATATATTGCATCagatattatttaaatactttttaataatgtttATGTGTCAAATAATATGACAACATTTCTGTTACAACAATTCCTAAAATGATATAACACCATCTgtattcatataaaaatataatatgcattttcAACTTTTGACTTTTTTATAGAACAGGTTTAACCCTGATACAGTACTAGCTATACTCTACTTTTTTCTTCCaagttaataaaattatgataactatatgttaaatttaacatttattatttatcacctacatttgatatatacacacataCATTTGATTAACTATTTCTCATTTTCACAGAAGGACAATTTATGATTTTAACTCCGGACtatattcaaattttaaGTAATAAAGTTAAAGAATTTCTAGGTGAAAAAACAAGCCCAAAGAAAGAATGATgatttgtttaaaaaagCAAACTAACTATATTTAATGTCTTAGGAATACTTAATAagattaataaaaattctcTGAAATGTACGAATAAATTATGTAGCTACATTTTTTAGAccaatttttatgaatatttttctcaTCGGATTTATTGTTTGGCACAATAaattttcgtttttttttcagtatattatatgccattatttttacattgcttttaaaataagtgcgtaaattgtttaaagtttgtagaaaaaaaatataagtatatatttatatatatatacacatgtacctatatatatgtattaacaaaaaaattcacaattatataaaataaatatattgtttcaTTTTCCTCACTGCTTACAATGAGCATAATATTATAGACACATCCATTATTTTAGTACAATGTgatatttcattaaatagttaaaaaattttattataatttttttaccttTTTATGCACTAATCAATATGTATGCGTCTTTgcatatatgaataaatatatgcacatgCGCATATTTACGCAGTTACGTATGCTTACGTACCCGCATATACACAATAAAGAGcattttacaaatataagCCCTCTGGTATGTTTCCCTTTTTCTGATACAAAGCTTTATCTCTTGCTTTACGCAAATCGAGTTGAGTAATTTTCATTCTTCTTTCTCGAAGAGCTAATAAGCCTGCTTCAGTACATATAGCTTTGATATCAGCACCGGATAATTCATCTTTTGACATTACAAATTCTTCTAGATCTACATCAGGAGACATTGTCATTTTACTAGTATGTATTTGGAAAATTCTTCTCTTAGTTTTAGTATCTGGATTTGGCAATTGAATTTTTCTATCTATTCTACCTGGTCTAATTAAAGCTGGATCTAAAGAATCAATTCTATTAGTAGCCATAATAACTTTAACATCACCTCGTGAATCAAATCCATCTAATTGatttaataattctaaCATAGTTCTTTGAATTTCTCTTTCTCCACCACTCGTTGCTTCATATCTTTTTGTACCAACTGCATCAATTTCAtcaataaaaacaatagaAGGTGCATGATCTTCAGCAACCTTAAACATCTCTCTAACTAATTTGGGACCATCTcctaaatatttttgtattaacTCAGAACCTACAACTCTTAAAAATGTAGCAGATGTTTCATTTGCTACAGCTTTTGCTAATAATGTTTTTCCAGTACCAGGTGGACCATATAAAATCACACCTTTGGGGGGTTTAATACCAATATCTTCATATAATTCAGGGTGAGTTAAGGGTAATTCAACTGcttcttttatttcttgTATTTGTGATTCTAATCCACCAATATCAGCATATGATTCTAGTGGGGCTTTTTCAACTTTCATAACAGATACTAATGGGTCAACTTCATCTAATAGTATACCTACAACACTATTAGTTTTATTGTTTAATAAAACTGAACACCCAGGTTCTAATAAATCCTTATCGacaaatgataatatatttacataatattCTGGACCTACAGAAGTAGCTATAATTCCATGATTTTCATCAATCAATTCTTCTAATGTTCCAACACTCATAGGTGAACCTCTTAAATCGTcaattttcaattttccataatttttatcatcagttgtttttatttgttccTGGTTTGTTATAAATTCTTCTTCTAATAACAAATAATCTTTTATCCTTTCTAAtttcaataattttaaCCGACATTTTGTATTAGGTGTAACAGTAGGCAATTTGGAATGTCCAGTAACTccctttttctttttttttctttttcctaTATGTGATGGGGGTGAGCTTtctagtttttttttttccttatcCTTTCCTTTGTCTTTATCATCCTTTTTTCCTgcgaaataaaaatgaggaataatataaattaatgtaAGTAAGGGAATAAATATAGTGAAAACGAAATGCTGCAGGTGTGATGCTTTTCTCTTATATAcgcattatatatatacaaagaAGCATATCAATGCCCCATCATTATTTGTAACTTTATGAGCGTAATTAGATCCCCTTTTCTTTGAGGGGGTTtctcattaaaaaaaactttgTAATAGttccaaaaaatatgatatggatgtatatatacattggATGCAGTATATATCCTCATTCACACTTTGCTACATTTATGTATTGCAAATAAAAAGCTTCGATCATAGATTACATAttttcgaaaaaaatagttttatCTACCTAAAAATCCATAGGGATTATTATTCATACCACCTTGTGCGTTCCCCATAACTATACCATATGTTTATAAGCAcgtataaatatgtacacaaatatatattttttttctttttgtaaTCAAAATACTAATCTTTAGTATTTTCTATCTTTTTTGTAGctatataaacaatatattcatttacaTACCAATTTCatgcataatattatatgtaacaaatttatatgtatcaataataatatacaatatatttttttcctaaCAAATCccacaattttaaaatatttaatatttcttttagaatcttatttaatttaaacttttttccttttgtttttcaatatattcatttcttttaataatttatatccacatgttattttttttcgcagttttttttcgtttttttgaTGTTCGCACTACTCACACATTAGCCTTTGGTTTCTAGAAATATGCAATCGTTAAGATAAAGAATTACGCATATaatgttatataatatatatatgtaaaccATAATATACgtatgtattattatatataatgcagtaaaaataaatattcagccttaaaaaaaattagtatTTAAGAATATATGGCTAATGCCGAAATATTGCATATTTTGCATTATAttcaaagaaaaaaagttaaagaattatattttataaattataaatttttttttaattatgcttaattaaaataaaggaaaatttatcaatatttttaagtagcatttatatgtaatttATGTACACAATGCTTATTCCTTCACAAGGGCACATTACATTATGTACATTttctatttaatataattaaaacctaaaaaataattaagcaacatttattaacattttttcgattatttattgtataAAAGTTTCCAAGAAATCAatgttattaatattttcccATGTAAGTATTcacgtatatatatactacgTATGTTATATACTTCcatatgtatattcatataatgcATTCCTGAATAActcacatatataaaaataagatcgtcttatatattacaataataaaaatagatttTTTGCCTATTCTTTTCGATtgctattatttatattcttaatttttttctttatatctTATTTTTTGGGGTTAAACACACTTTCTGCTGTATTATgaattatgtttatatatataaatgtattcATAAGTggtattattaaattaaaccAGTGATAGTTCgcatttttctatattcgcatgtaatatattatataagtttataaaaagaagttattatttaatttgcctatattaaaaaaactgTTTCTACACACGTTACTTATgcacaaattaaaaaattttatgaatatatatcaaattatatactATTAAATTAAAGACTCTTAAACTTATTTGCGTTGTAGTAATATTCCAATATCAACCAGAAAACATagatttgttttttttcatatttgtatttcaATGCCAGTCTtataaactttttatatggtgaatatatttttattattattaaaattttaaaaatgttttaaaaataaaatattattcaaaaaatgtattattagACTTTTGcattattacattttctCTTTTGTTTCATAAATCCAACAATACATATTATGTCtgcatatttttccatatatctttatgaacaaatatatgtgcatttataaatgtagtaataacaaaatacacctttatttttattcgacgtttttctttttctcattttattttactattaATTTACATTAacttttgaaaaatatgtaatatagTAAAAGTTGTTAATGTagacaatttaaaaatgatgataaatgtttatagtatttataattgtataaaatGTATTCGAAGCACAGTGGCAAATGCCTAAATGTGccaaattttaataattagaatttataattaaacatataattagtatattaacaaatatttttatatatgcatagtTTTCGTGtagatatttattttattttttttttaacgtTTTGGTATTTATCTTTCGgcatgttttaaaaaatagtaaacattatttttttttaacttatattttaatgtaattgccacaattatttttattttatttaattaatatttctctaaaatatagttttttgattttttatattattttttggtaCTATTATTTAGCAATTGATTTGTGAAACtaatggaaaatataatttaaaaaatatatacatataaatgcGCAATATAGTTTTTCAATttgacatttttttgttttggtGTTTTTCGaacatttttacatttcGCCATATTTAATcatgcatataatttataatatacatttttattgcctaaaatggaataaatttttgtaaaatggaaaacaataaaaatcagaaaaaaaagaagaaataaaaagaaagaaacaaaaaaaaattacatacACGATTCATTCTATATGCAATATATAACACCCATACATATGCATTTATTCGTAcattcttttatatatatataattgtcattaatttacatatatatttgtacgATAAATTATAGCTATGCATATTCGTTAGTATTTTCCTCTATTTTTacgtaatatatattcatatgtgtgtatatttttaaatgatgatATTTCTGTGTGTGTATAATAAATTcccattttgtttattgcaaataaaatgtataccAATTTTGCGGGTGAAGTGataactattatttttctacaCGGGATATTTTATAAGGTATCAGCGCATTACTTATTAAGGTATTTGGACATATTGAACTACTCAACCCAATTTAATAAGAACGTATTTTTCATAACCTTTTTAGCATGTATGTCTATATTTTCTCTTATTATATTGGAATTGTCTAATTTGATATCAACTGTTACGATAACATATATTtggcatataaatatatgcatattaatgtgcttattatatatagttataCCAAtagaatttattaatacaatatttgattcaagaaattataaagaaatattatcGCCTGGATTTTATTCGCACTCACATATAaaactaataaaaaaatactacaTTAAGATTagtcaaatatataaagaaaaaaatggaggAAGTacgaaaattaaaaaatacttCTTCGTATTTAGaagtattatatttttatccttTTTGTGGCTAGGCTTAGTAGAATTGAAAAAGatgatttataaaaaaaattataattatgttaTTGCAGATGATAATGCGTTAATTTTTagagaatatatattatataccaAGATTAATCAAAATCAAAATCGAATTaaagaatttaaaaaaagaacgttttatttttatatccaaaataaaaacaaatgtaTCGATTATGATAGTATAAATCAAGAATATGAAtacaaagaaaataaaagatcaaaaattaagaatattttttacaaactttataattttattaatatattaatttttattatattaaatcattttatgtatttctATCAATTTGTTATTAGAGAattgttaataaatttatgtgCATTAGGTGTAACAACGAATTCTATTGTTGCTGGAATATCGTctatgtattttatttatgattatattataacatttgtttattatttaaatttacctaaaatacaaattcaaatttataatatagaaGAGAGGATTCTTATCAATTTTActaagtatatttttaaaaaggagcaattacaaaaaattgagagtaaatttaatataaaaaatagcattaataataattctagCAATTTTAATGTTGAtccaaaaaatgatttaaatcTTTTATCAACAAAAACGAATATATTTCCTCTAGGGCTTTtgagtaaaaaaaaaaaatcaataaaTTCAGACATAGTACAAAATAGAATGGAAAGACATAGGAAAACAATAAACATCCCCTATATGCTAAATGATATGTCTTTTATGGATAAAtcgaatataaatatgactGCGTTTAGCctcaaaaagaaaaataacaaaaataatatcaacATAGCTAAGAATATCaatgatattaataataaaaaaaatagtaatgaTATAGTTCATAGTAAAACCGATTTTACTGCCAATGAGCCTAATGGATATTGTAATAATAGTAGTAGCAATAATCAagaagataataataaaagattGTCTTCTTTTGCTGgcttcaaaaataaattgaaaTCTATGTGCACATTTAAAAGTAAAAGTGGGTTTTATCCTGAAAAAGATATgcaatataattattcttCTTTAAATGTggatttaataaataataatatgaacgcgaatgaatatgataaaataaatttacgttcttttaaaaaatctaAATTTCGAAAATCAAATGGTAATTTAAGTGACCATGAGTCAACAgcaattaattatttttataaaaatataaatgaaaataatgattatgTATCAAAAAGATCAAATAGTTCcccttttattttgatgaaaaataatttaaatattaattctGATCGAGAACGAGATAGTAGCTCAGAAGAAGAGCATGTTTTAATCACATGCAAATCACTGACTACTATTCCTAAGAGGAATGTGGATGACTTAGAAGATAAACAAATCAATGAAAATTCTGTTATAACCAACAATAAAactgataataataataatgttagTGATACCGATAGTAGTAACGCCGATGCAAATTACGTTGacgaaaaaacaaaaaaagaaatccCAATTACAaatcaaatttttaaaagtgTGTCGTTTCCTGAAAATCAACACATGaagaaattttataataaagcaAATAGGGAACAAATAGAGGGattaaaacatttatataaattaaaaaaaactaaaatggatatagatagtgaaaataaaacacgattttataaaatggatGGCATGCATCATGCTTATCCTGATATAGACAATTATAATAACACAAATACTGATAAAGATATTTCTTATGATAATACAAGTGATGtggataataatatggaaagttataataaacttaaaaaggaaattgaaaatatcgTTTATACAAATACAAGTATGTATTATTctttaaatgatatattaagtcgaaaaattgaaatacaaaaaaatacaaatagtttatttggcaaaataaatgtatttttaaattcaattatgtttttaactcttatttataaaattattgcatcgatattaaatattatatttataagaatatatataagagatccattttcaaaattaattgaaaaaatttgcttattttttaatattaaatataatatagctattatatatgcaccatatatatcattaatatatatttcatatatcGTTGCAATTAATATGAAGAAATTTCTACAACAAGTTATACAAATATCAACaaacttttctttttattttaaattattctcCAATATGTGGGTACTTTTAATATCAGAATTAATGGGCCTTTATTTTGTAACaaattctttaattttagcTTCATATTTACCAGTAACTTATGAGCATATAATGAAATTCGCTGCAGGAGATAATTATGACTATAATGTTTTTCATATACACTCAgattatgtttttatatccTCGTTTGCTACTacttttactttttttgttttacacatgctatatttttattttttttaaattttcacatatcttttttaaaatatattttttctcagatatgtacattttttttgaaatttcatgttttatatatttttattactattcTTGTGAATAATTGtcgaaaataaataataataataatatatgtacatatatataattttgtgcatcattattttgttaattcattcattttaattttattatatgtgaaacttctttatatatatatatatatatatatccctgcatatattattattatccatttttaattaactCTTTCCAAGAATTCCTATATATGTGtctacatatattatgtatatccATAAACTTTTAGTTattcataatttaaaacttatttttttttttaagaataAAAGTGTAAATATGCACATAATACAAAATCATGGAAAATATACTTGTCATAGTAAGGCTTATggtatatacaaattattaacttctttttgtttttatatttataatggCACCATTGTCAACAACAATTTTCtgcacatttttttatttattccttTTATAATCCTTGAAAATTTATCTCATGCACCTTGAAAAATgcttatataaaaagagcGTGTTCGGGATTTTTTTAGCGtcgattttttattcatatacaaataatttaaaggCTAGCATTCAACTGGTTGTTTAataaattcaaaatattaaaaattatatacactataagtatgatataaataatattctttCGTATAAAAGAGCATATTGCATAACAACATGCAATATATGAGCCTTATTGATTTCAAACATCCTGTCTATTTTCAAGTATGTAAAACTCCTTGATAAGacaattaattttgttaattatttggtatattttattgcatttttttatttcatacatttttatttgggaCTTTTAAtggaattaattttttttaaagataaatatggtagtttaaaaaatttttaaattattttcggAGACGTGTTTcgaaaattatatagaattaaaaaaaataaatacatgtAATCAAAGAAAGTATATGCATGTGCATGTATTTTGtctaatatttatatacaaataaaatgttcCGGTCCCTCTACGAGTAAAACATAAGGAGAGCTGCATATATATCTCCTTatgatacatatatatacaattgcatatatttttcgtattggttatattaatataagtCGGCATAAATGTAGACAAATATTTAGAAGCCCTTAAAAAAAGCCTaacaaaaatttttttttaataaattttgatttttttcgttttaaatattaaaaattataaatataaaaagattAAATTCAATTACAACGCCCTTGTTACATAgattattaaaatgtgCAACGTCtttccatttatttatctTGTCTATTATGacaaatatgaaataagCTGGGAGTTATTATcaaactattatttttaaaagtgCATTTATAGAGTTTCATTATTTGATCATAAATTTGCTATATACCAAATGCCAGATTAAAGCAAACTTGACATTTTTTGATTAAATTTGATCCGatctttttaaaatattcaagCATGCGTATTATATAGATGTATgcaatatgtatattatttattttatatatttataaatttctctttaaataaatatatatttaatttatataattacattatttattatatatttttcattattttttaaaaaaacatatttcttctcattttccattttataatatttttagtaaCATTATTGTccatttttgtattttttataaaaattgaaaactATTTTGATATTTAATAGAATCTACTTgtaaatttatgtatacatatatatatgcatgttcAATCTGGCAGCACAGTATTTTTTCGTTgtgaataattttatatacgaAATTTTTTCTCTATAGTTTGTTACACTATTTTTGAGCATAGCGagtaaatattttccatgTCTTATCTGGatgtatttaatttattttcataattttttttctgaacaCAATTAAGTAATAACGccgtttttttattgttctCATATTAAAGAGTgtatttatgcatatatgaaatataaagTTGTAATTGAATTTCCATCAATAGTTAttgtataatatagaattatttgtacttagatttatattttgtatttatccaaataaattatatttttataataaaaactttTATACATTGTtatctatatattcttatttttatcaaaaaaaaaaatttaattgtaTATACTAAAAATGGATGCATCTATTGAAATAAAGCATCAATTTTCTAAAACcaaaatatgtaaacattttttagaaAACAAATGtacaaacaaaaaaaactgCAACTATGCTCATGTGTTAGAAGAATTAAAACCATTaccaaatttaaaaaacacAAAGTTATGTAGCagcttaaaaaaaaatataccatGTAATAATCATCTTTGTGCATATGCTCATGG encodes:
- a CDS encoding 26S protease regulatory subunit 4, putative; protein product: MGNAQGGMNNNPYGFLGKKDDKDKGKDKEKKKLESSPPSHIGKRKKKKKGVTGHSKLPTVTPNTKCRLKLLKLERIKDYLLLEEEFITNQEQIKTTDDKNYGKLKIDDLRGSPMSVGTLEELIDENHGIIATSVGPEYYVNILSFVDKDLLEPGCSVLLNNKTNSVVGILLDEVDPLVSVMKVEKAPLESYADIGGLESQIQEIKEAVELPLTHPELYEDIGIKPPKGVILYGPPGTGKTLLAKAVANETSATFLRVVGSELIQKYLGDGPKLVREMFKVAEDHAPSIVFIDEIDAVGTKRYEATSGGEREIQRTMLELLNQLDGFDSRGDVKVIMATNRIDSLDPALIRPGRIDRKIQLPNPDTKTKRRIFQIHTSKMTMSPDVDLEEFVMSKDELSGADIKAICTEAGLLALRERRMKITQLDLRKARDKALYQKKGNIPEGLYL
- a CDS encoding AP-5 complex subunit sigma-1, putative — its product is MVYGLIIHSSESEQLYFSTYYNLVNNDINQTSRQQIIIKKVIEEISYYKEDKENHENTNKNNKDKYLDIFGAFIPRAPNNEFKIDNEGFFKIENISLFKNKINIMWKVLNKVCYTLMFFPHENIHMADNFLNTLIYVLMENYEKLGKSNKNNMNRFNPDTVLAILYFFLPKGQFMILTPDYIQILSNKVKEFLGEKTSPKKE